A window of Hymenobacter aerilatus contains these coding sequences:
- a CDS encoding TetR/AcrR family transcriptional regulator, whose translation MSTFPAPAVPGKSAARQRILAAAHRLFYAQGIRATGVDELIAAAEVARMSFYKHFPSKQALVVAFLHERHQQWQQQLEAQAKARSRTPAEEIRAIFLVLKDWFVEADFRGCAFINTVLETTDPHTQEHLLARQHKDVLRAYLEGLLRNSEFGNPAQGAAQLLLLIDGAIVRAQLGDGPAAASTAQALAELLLIKQE comes from the coding sequence ATGAGCACATTTCCTGCCCCGGCTGTACCCGGAAAATCGGCTGCCCGGCAGCGTATTTTAGCTGCCGCCCACCGATTATTCTACGCCCAGGGCATCAGGGCCACCGGCGTTGATGAATTAATTGCGGCTGCAGAGGTAGCCCGCATGTCATTTTACAAGCACTTTCCATCGAAACAAGCGTTGGTTGTGGCGTTTTTGCACGAGCGCCACCAGCAGTGGCAGCAGCAGCTGGAAGCACAAGCCAAAGCCCGCTCCCGCACGCCCGCCGAGGAAATTCGAGCTATTTTTTTGGTACTGAAGGACTGGTTTGTCGAAGCTGATTTTCGCGGTTGCGCGTTTATCAATACGGTGCTCGAAACAACAGATCCTCATACGCAGGAGCATTTGTTGGCCCGCCAGCACAAGGATGTGCTGCGTGCGTACCTGGAAGGGCTACTGCGGAACAGCGAGTTTGGCAACCCCGCCCAGGGTGCCGCACAGCTGCTGCTGCTCATTGATGGGGCCATTGTACGGGCGCAACTCGGCGATGGTCCAGCGGCGGCCAGCACTGCGCAGGCCTTGGCCGAATTGCTGTTGATTAAGCAGGAATAA
- a CDS encoding sigma-70 family RNA polymerase sigma factor, with the protein MRQLKISKQITNRESQSLDKYLQEIGKVDLLTPDEEVTLAQRIKEGDQQALEKLTKANLRFVVSVAKQYQNQGLSLGDLINEGNLGLIKAAKRFDETRGFKFISYAVWWIRQSILQALAEQSRIVRLPLNRVGSLNKISKSFSELEQKFEREPSPEEIAEVLELTTSEVVDTLKISGRHVSVDAPFVQGEENRLLDVLENEDEESPDTGLMNDSLRKEVQRALSTLTKREADVITLYFGLNGEHSLTLEEIGEKFNLTRERVRQIKEKAIRRLRHTSRSKALKPYLG; encoded by the coding sequence ATGAGACAGCTAAAAATCAGCAAGCAGATTACCAACCGCGAAAGCCAGTCGCTGGACAAATACCTCCAGGAGATTGGTAAGGTAGATCTGCTCACTCCCGACGAGGAGGTGACGCTGGCGCAACGCATTAAGGAAGGCGACCAGCAAGCGCTGGAAAAGCTGACCAAAGCTAACCTGCGCTTTGTGGTGTCGGTGGCCAAGCAATACCAGAATCAGGGTCTTTCGCTGGGTGACTTGATCAACGAGGGTAACCTTGGTTTGATTAAAGCAGCCAAGCGCTTCGATGAGACACGTGGTTTTAAGTTTATTTCCTATGCCGTATGGTGGATTCGCCAGTCCATTCTGCAGGCACTGGCCGAGCAGTCGCGCATCGTGCGTCTGCCCCTGAACCGGGTAGGCTCGCTGAATAAAATCAGCAAGTCTTTCTCAGAGTTGGAGCAGAAGTTTGAGCGTGAGCCCTCGCCGGAGGAAATTGCCGAAGTATTGGAACTGACTACCTCAGAGGTAGTGGATACCCTGAAAATTTCGGGTCGCCACGTGTCGGTAGATGCGCCGTTTGTGCAAGGCGAAGAAAACCGCCTACTCGACGTACTTGAAAACGAAGATGAAGAGTCGCCGGACACGGGCCTGATGAACGACTCGCTGCGCAAGGAAGTGCAGCGTGCCCTCTCTACCCTCACCAAGCGCGAAGCCGATGTGATTACGCTTTACTTTGGTTTGAACGGTGAGCACTCACTCACACTGGAAGAGATTGGCGAGAAATTCAACCTCACCCGTGAGCGGGTACGCCAGATCAAGGAGAAGGCTATTCGCCGTTTGCGTCATACCTCCCGCTCTAAAGCGCTGAAGCCCTACCTGGGGTAA
- a CDS encoding M23 family metallopeptidase has product MLHLIKTWLWPMLLAVLLLALPEHGLAQRRRATKPKTSTTKRRDFFQIKTPTIKKVTPQTKVTVETEDLPDENSEAAKSILFNPAKKLSIVNEDTTSLNEGEQQIVETSEEVLIDSTWIKVAGYYAIWDTRNINPYRVDGRRIKDTLNLQLTDPPRQRFARMPLETTPITSAFKFRNGRWHYGVDLDLETGDSVRAAFDGVIRISKWDGSGYGNYLLVRHYNGVETLYGHLSKSLLPVGTFVKAGQVIGLGGSTGRSTGSHLHFEVRYEGNPIDPSRMYDFPDYKLWSDNFQITSALFNYYSRALSSRSSSSRSGSRGATSARRVVTHRIRSGDTVSGIAQKYGVSQAQIRRLNGNIGILRPGRTLRIK; this is encoded by the coding sequence TTGCTTCATCTGATAAAAACGTGGTTGTGGCCGATGCTGCTGGCGGTGTTGCTGCTGGCATTGCCCGAACATGGGCTGGCGCAGCGCCGTCGGGCAACCAAACCCAAAACCAGTACGACTAAGCGGCGTGACTTCTTCCAGATCAAAACGCCGACTATCAAAAAAGTTACCCCACAGACCAAAGTAACGGTCGAGACGGAAGACCTGCCCGACGAAAATTCGGAGGCTGCCAAATCCATTCTCTTCAACCCCGCCAAGAAGCTCTCCATCGTCAACGAGGATACTACCTCCCTGAACGAAGGAGAGCAGCAGATTGTGGAAACGTCGGAGGAAGTGTTGATTGACAGCACCTGGATTAAAGTGGCGGGTTACTACGCCATCTGGGACACGCGCAACATCAATCCCTACCGGGTGGATGGCCGCCGCATCAAGGACACGCTCAACCTGCAGCTCACCGATCCGCCCCGGCAGCGCTTTGCCCGTATGCCGCTGGAAACAACGCCTATTACCTCGGCTTTCAAGTTTCGGAATGGCCGCTGGCACTACGGGGTAGACCTGGATCTGGAAACCGGTGACTCTGTGCGAGCCGCCTTCGATGGCGTGATTCGCATTTCGAAATGGGACGGTTCGGGATATGGCAACTACCTGCTGGTGCGGCACTACAACGGGGTAGAAACGCTCTATGGTCACCTGAGCAAGTCGCTTCTACCCGTCGGCACCTTCGTGAAGGCTGGCCAAGTCATTGGTTTGGGAGGTAGCACGGGGCGTAGCACCGGCTCGCACCTGCATTTTGAAGTGCGCTACGAAGGCAACCCCATCGACCCCTCCCGGATGTATGATTTCCCGGATTACAAACTCTGGAGCGACAATTTTCAGATTACCTCGGCCCTGTTTAACTACTACAGCCGGGCGCTGAGCAGCCGATCCTCATCCAGTAGGAGCGGAAGCCGTGGGGCAACGTCGGCACGACGGGTTGTTACGCACCGCATCCGGTCGGGCGATACCGTATCGGGTATTGCACAGAAATACGGCGTGTCGCAGGCGCAGATACGTCGGCTGAATGGTAACATTGGCATACTTCGGCCGGGCCGCACGCTCCGGATTAAATAG
- a CDS encoding endonuclease/exonuclease/phosphatase family protein — MKNLFSCLVPLLLACSATKSADPAPTPLAPAPAAAAPTLRVMSYNVHHCSPPSRPGVIDLPAIARTIEAQHPDVVMLQEIDVHTGRSGTSSHQARELAEQLHMHAYFGKAIPHDGGAYGVALLSRYPLQDTIVHRLPTQDGTNGEPRVLAAATITLPSGQKIRLGCTHLDAQRTDQNRQLQAAELVRLVQEEKLPFVVAGDFNAETSSPVMQQVTSALKPTCQSCAPTIPVVTPTKAIDFITFAPQARFQVVSHQVVAETYASDHRPVVAELRLSK; from the coding sequence ATGAAAAACTTGTTTTCTTGCCTCGTGCCGCTGCTGCTGGCGTGCAGCGCCACCAAATCAGCCGATCCGGCACCCACCCCATTGGCACCCGCTCCCGCGGCCGCGGCTCCTACCCTGCGCGTGATGAGCTACAACGTGCACCATTGCAGCCCGCCTAGTCGCCCCGGCGTCATCGACCTGCCGGCCATTGCGCGCACCATTGAAGCCCAACACCCCGACGTGGTGATGCTCCAGGAAATAGACGTGCACACTGGCCGCTCGGGCACCAGCAGCCATCAGGCCCGCGAGCTGGCCGAGCAGTTGCACATGCACGCTTACTTCGGCAAAGCCATTCCGCACGATGGTGGTGCCTACGGCGTAGCGCTACTTTCGCGCTACCCGTTGCAAGACACCATTGTGCACCGCCTGCCCACGCAGGACGGCACCAACGGCGAGCCGCGCGTATTAGCCGCCGCTACCATTACCCTACCCTCAGGCCAGAAAATACGCCTTGGTTGCACCCATCTCGACGCTCAGCGTACCGACCAGAACCGCCAGCTCCAAGCAGCCGAGTTGGTACGGCTGGTACAGGAGGAAAAGCTGCCGTTCGTGGTGGCCGGCGACTTCAATGCCGAGACTAGCTCGCCGGTGATGCAGCAGGTTACTAGTGCCCTCAAGCCTACTTGCCAGTCGTGCGCGCCTACCATTCCGGTGGTGACGCCCACCAAGGCCATCGACTTCATCACGTTCGCCCCGCAGGCTCGCTTTCAGGTGGTGAGCCACCAGGTAGTGGCTGAAACCTACGCGTCGGACCACCGCCCGGTGGTGGCCGAGCTGCGTCTTTCGAAGTAA
- a CDS encoding nuclear transport factor 2 family protein: MATETRPPVPPFTFETAVQKTRAAEDAWNSRIPERIALAYTPDSQWRNRHEFLVGRAAIVDFLTRKWEREHEYRLIKELWAFHENRIAVRFQYEYHDANGQWFRAYGNEQWEFDAQGLMRRREASINDVPIAEADRQFHWPLGSRPADHPGLANYPGLTPTGL, translated from the coding sequence ATGGCAACTGAAACTCGTCCCCCCGTTCCGCCATTCACGTTTGAAACGGCTGTTCAAAAAACCAGAGCGGCGGAAGACGCTTGGAATTCGCGCATCCCGGAGCGCATTGCGTTAGCCTACACGCCAGACAGCCAGTGGCGCAACCGCCATGAGTTCTTGGTAGGGCGAGCCGCCATTGTAGATTTCCTTACCCGGAAATGGGAGCGGGAGCACGAGTACCGACTCATTAAAGAGTTGTGGGCCTTTCATGAAAACCGAATTGCCGTGCGGTTTCAATACGAATACCACGATGCTAACGGGCAGTGGTTTCGTGCCTATGGCAACGAGCAATGGGAGTTTGACGCGCAAGGTCTCATGCGCCGCCGTGAAGCCAGCATTAACGATGTTCCCATTGCGGAAGCCGACCGGCAGTTTCACTGGCCCCTGGGTAGCCGCCCGGCCGACCATCCCGGGTTGGCAAACTACCCCGGGTTAACGCCAACTGGCTTATAA
- a CDS encoding glycoside hydrolase family 26 protein: MPARLLKAFVLLCLLSATNVYAQSKQVLPYLQRISGKQTLAGQHNREPNAEPTKWTDYIYRTTNKYPALWSGDFLFQQENIDNRWKMVKEAERQYRQGAVVNIMWHACPPDSGEPCGWNPGLLNQLLTDAQWQELITDSTPLNKIWKSRMDDIAAYLQYLKDRKVEVLFRPLHEMNQGKFWWGGRPGPNGTARLYQITHDYLQKTKGLTNLIWVWDMQDMSRDFAQYNPGPQYWDVFAFDVYDKGYDQSWYEYILPIVGNKPMAIGECAVLPTPELLAKQPRWVFFMDWAELVQEKNSEEAIRRLYNDPRVLTRDEMPRWK, from the coding sequence ATGCCTGCTCGTCTTCTGAAAGCTTTCGTTTTACTCTGCCTGCTCAGTGCTACCAACGTGTATGCGCAGTCCAAACAGGTACTGCCTTATCTGCAGCGCATTTCGGGCAAGCAAACGCTGGCCGGACAGCATAACAGAGAACCCAACGCCGAGCCCACGAAGTGGACCGACTATATCTACCGCACCACCAACAAATACCCGGCGCTATGGAGCGGCGACTTTCTGTTTCAGCAGGAAAACATCGATAATCGCTGGAAGATGGTGAAGGAGGCGGAGCGACAGTATCGGCAGGGGGCAGTGGTGAACATTATGTGGCACGCCTGCCCGCCTGACTCCGGTGAGCCGTGTGGCTGGAATCCTGGCTTGTTGAATCAGCTGCTCACCGATGCGCAGTGGCAGGAGCTGATTACCGACAGCACCCCCCTGAACAAGATCTGGAAATCGCGCATGGACGACATTGCCGCGTACCTGCAGTATCTGAAGGATAGAAAGGTAGAGGTGCTGTTCCGCCCCCTGCACGAAATGAACCAGGGCAAGTTCTGGTGGGGCGGGCGACCCGGCCCGAATGGTACGGCCCGTCTCTACCAAATCACCCACGACTACCTGCAGAAAACCAAAGGCTTAACCAACCTGATTTGGGTGTGGGACATGCAGGACATGAGCCGCGACTTTGCCCAGTATAACCCCGGCCCGCAGTACTGGGACGTGTTTGCCTTCGATGTGTACGACAAGGGCTACGACCAGTCGTGGTACGAGTACATCCTACCCATTGTGGGCAATAAGCCCATGGCCATTGGCGAGTGTGCCGTGCTGCCCACCCCAGAACTGCTGGCGAAACAACCTCGCTGGGTATTCTTCATGGACTGGGCCGAGCTGGTGCAGGAAAAGAACTCAGAGGAAGCCATCCGCCGCCTCTACAACGACCCCCGCGTGCTCACGCGCGACGAAATGCCGCGCTGGAAATAG
- the trxB gene encoding thioredoxin-disulfide reductase — protein MTTTAEHVKCLIIGSGPAGYTAAIYAARANMQPIMYQGLQPGGQLTITNDVENFPGYPDGVMGPSMMEDLKKQAERFGTDIRYGLATAVDFSSHPHKITIDENKELTADAVIIATGASAKWLGLESEARLNGSGVSACAVCDGFFYRNMDVAIVGAGDTAAEEATYLANLASKVYMIVRKGEMRASKIMQQRVLDNPKIEVLFDTVTDEVLGEHAVEGVRVKNVLTHECRDIKVQGFFVAIGHEPNSKIFQPYLHHDEQGYLKTIPGTSKTNVDGVFACGDVQDFTYRQAVTAAGTGCMAALDAERYLAASGLH, from the coding sequence ATGACTACTACTGCTGAACACGTAAAGTGTCTGATTATTGGCTCGGGGCCAGCCGGCTATACGGCGGCCATCTACGCGGCCCGCGCCAACATGCAACCCATTATGTACCAAGGCTTGCAACCCGGCGGCCAGCTCACGATTACCAACGACGTAGAGAACTTTCCCGGATACCCCGATGGGGTGATGGGGCCGTCGATGATGGAAGATTTGAAAAAGCAGGCCGAGCGTTTTGGTACGGATATCCGCTACGGCTTGGCAACAGCGGTGGACTTTTCAAGCCATCCGCATAAAATCACTATTGACGAAAATAAAGAACTCACGGCTGATGCAGTGATAATTGCCACCGGTGCTTCAGCTAAATGGCTGGGGCTGGAGTCAGAGGCGCGTTTGAACGGCTCAGGGGTATCGGCCTGCGCCGTGTGCGACGGTTTTTTCTACCGCAACATGGATGTGGCTATTGTAGGTGCCGGCGATACGGCGGCCGAAGAAGCTACTTACCTGGCCAACCTGGCCAGCAAGGTATATATGATTGTGCGTAAGGGAGAGATGCGCGCATCTAAGATCATGCAGCAGCGCGTGCTCGACAACCCCAAAATTGAGGTACTGTTTGACACTGTGACGGACGAAGTACTGGGGGAGCACGCCGTAGAGGGCGTACGCGTGAAAAACGTACTCACCCATGAATGCCGGGATATTAAAGTTCAGGGGTTTTTCGTTGCTATTGGGCACGAGCCAAATTCCAAGATTTTTCAGCCCTACCTGCACCACGACGAGCAGGGCTACCTGAAGACCATTCCGGGTACCAGTAAGACCAACGTAGACGGCGTATTTGCCTGCGGCGACGTGCAGGATTTTACGTACCGGCAGGCCGTAACGGCGGCTGGTACCGGTTGTATGGCAGCCTTGGATGCGGAGCGCTATCTGGCCGCCTCGGGGCTGCATTAA
- the bshB1 gene encoding bacillithiol biosynthesis deacetylase BshB1: MKLNILAIAAHPDDVEMSCAGTLLAATAVGKTIGIVDLTRGELGTRGTPETRAAEAAEASQILGVSVRENLGLPDGFFRNDREHQLPVIAALRRYQPDVVLCNAITDRHPDHGRAAQLITDACFLAGLRMIETLDETGQPQAAWRPQHVYHFIQDRPIVPDFVVDITPHWKKKWASIMAYKTQFFNPELDEPSTYLSSPEFSKFMEARAREFGHMIGVEFGEGFTKERALGVRELGDLI, from the coding sequence ATGAAGCTTAATATTCTGGCCATTGCGGCCCATCCCGATGATGTGGAAATGTCCTGCGCTGGTACGCTGCTGGCAGCTACGGCGGTAGGGAAAACGATTGGGATTGTGGATCTGACGCGAGGGGAGTTGGGCACGCGGGGCACACCAGAAACCCGCGCTGCCGAGGCCGCCGAAGCCAGTCAGATTCTGGGTGTATCAGTACGTGAGAATCTGGGCCTACCAGACGGTTTTTTTCGGAACGACCGGGAGCACCAGCTTCCTGTCATTGCCGCCTTGCGCCGCTACCAACCCGATGTAGTGCTGTGCAACGCCATTACGGACCGCCACCCCGACCACGGCCGCGCCGCTCAGCTGATTACCGATGCCTGCTTTCTGGCAGGACTGCGTATGATTGAGACGCTGGATGAGACAGGGCAGCCCCAGGCCGCGTGGCGCCCCCAGCACGTCTATCATTTCATCCAGGACCGTCCCATTGTGCCTGATTTTGTGGTGGACATTACCCCGCACTGGAAAAAGAAGTGGGCTTCCATCATGGCATACAAGACCCAGTTTTTCAACCCTGAACTGGATGAGCCTAGTACCTACCTTTCGTCACCGGAGTTCAGCAAGTTCATGGAAGCCCGTGCCCGCGAATTCGGGCACATGATTGGGGTAGAGTTTGGGGAAGGCTTTACGAAGGAGCGCGCCTTGGGCGTGCGCGAATTGGGCGATTTGATATAG
- a CDS encoding outer membrane protein assembly factor BamB family protein, whose product MSFHLLFCLLTTCLFWQSAGVLAQAAPTDTLRFALITDTHIGKAGNDKSLARIVADINRNPRIRFVVVTGDVSDFGLTDQLQQAKSLLDQLNKPYYCLPGNHDTGWSASGGLAFNQLWHDQKFVADVQGVRLVGVSTGPYGRMSRGYVPQDQLRWLDSLARATPPTQPVLFFAHYPLNDQLSNAPAVLAQLHRLHTQAIFCGHGHVNQVFDFGGLPGAMTRTAQQREGNVAYNVVAVTPDSVHLRMVQPGQPAQASWARFAAGRPPRVTTQAAAPALPTPAYPSGKAVWQYQDRGNLVATPAVWKNSVLIGNLLGEFKSLSLRDATPNWTFRSRQSIYSSPAVAGNRVVFGSADSTIYCLHARTGRVLWRVKTGGAVLASPLIDHQVVYIGSSDLTFRALDLATGKQRWMYTQLAGFPPATPALADGKIVFGTWNKTLYALNAADGTLAWQWRNEQRSHYYSPAMCTPVIQQGVVYTVAPDEQLHGFDLHTGQPVAADGRWRVRESLAGDAQNNLLVAKTMQDSVVTWRTRPGAAPQPAWSLHAGFGQDFSASMPVVSNELVVFGTTFGQVVAVDKITRQVRWQYALGEDMVNTPRLVPGRGVLVSSADGKLALLKTAQ is encoded by the coding sequence ATGTCTTTTCATTTGCTGTTTTGCCTGCTGACTACCTGCTTATTCTGGCAGAGTGCCGGGGTACTCGCCCAAGCTGCCCCAACTGACACCCTCCGCTTCGCCCTGATTACCGATACCCACATCGGCAAGGCCGGCAACGACAAGAGCCTGGCGCGCATTGTGGCCGACATCAACCGCAACCCGCGCATCCGCTTTGTGGTGGTGACGGGCGACGTGAGCGACTTCGGCCTTACCGATCAGCTCCAGCAAGCCAAGTCCCTGCTCGACCAACTCAACAAGCCCTACTACTGCCTACCCGGCAACCACGACACGGGCTGGTCGGCCAGCGGGGGATTAGCCTTCAACCAACTGTGGCACGACCAGAAATTTGTGGCCGACGTGCAGGGCGTGCGCCTAGTGGGCGTAAGCACCGGCCCCTATGGCCGCATGAGCCGGGGCTATGTCCCTCAGGACCAGCTGCGGTGGCTCGACAGCCTGGCCCGCGCCACGCCGCCTACCCAGCCAGTGCTGTTCTTCGCGCACTACCCCCTCAACGACCAACTGAGCAACGCGCCCGCCGTGCTGGCACAGCTCCACCGCCTCCACACACAGGCCATTTTCTGCGGCCATGGGCACGTGAATCAGGTGTTTGATTTCGGTGGTCTACCCGGGGCCATGACCCGCACGGCGCAGCAGCGCGAAGGCAACGTGGCTTACAACGTGGTAGCCGTCACGCCCGACTCGGTGCACCTGCGCATGGTCCAGCCGGGGCAGCCGGCACAGGCCTCGTGGGCGCGGTTTGCCGCGGGCCGCCCGCCCAGGGTAACAACTCAAGCGGCAGCGCCCGCACTGCCTACCCCGGCCTACCCTTCGGGCAAAGCCGTATGGCAATACCAAGACCGCGGCAACCTGGTGGCCACGCCGGCCGTGTGGAAGAACTCAGTATTGATCGGCAACTTATTGGGTGAGTTTAAGTCGCTTTCTCTGCGCGACGCCACACCCAACTGGACGTTCAGAAGCCGGCAATCCATCTACTCTTCGCCAGCCGTGGCCGGAAACCGTGTGGTATTCGGCTCAGCCGATAGCACCATCTATTGTCTGCACGCCCGCACCGGCCGGGTGCTGTGGCGGGTGAAAACCGGCGGCGCGGTGCTAGCCTCACCCCTCATCGACCACCAGGTAGTCTACATCGGCAGTAGCGACCTAACCTTCCGAGCGCTGGATCTGGCTACTGGTAAACAACGCTGGATGTACACCCAACTGGCAGGCTTTCCGCCGGCTACCCCGGCGCTGGCAGATGGCAAAATCGTATTCGGCACCTGGAATAAAACGCTCTACGCCCTGAACGCCGCCGATGGCACCCTGGCCTGGCAGTGGCGCAACGAGCAGCGAAGCCACTACTACTCGCCGGCCATGTGCACGCCCGTTATTCAGCAGGGCGTCGTCTACACCGTAGCTCCCGACGAGCAACTGCACGGCTTCGACCTGCACACCGGCCAACCCGTAGCCGCGGACGGCCGCTGGCGCGTGCGCGAGTCGTTGGCCGGCGATGCGCAAAACAATCTACTCGTTGCCAAAACGATGCAGGACAGCGTGGTAACTTGGCGCACCCGCCCCGGCGCGGCACCCCAACCAGCCTGGAGTTTGCACGCGGGCTTCGGGCAAGACTTTTCAGCTTCTATGCCGGTGGTGAGCAACGAGTTGGTGGTGTTCGGCACCACGTTTGGGCAGGTAGTTGCCGTGGATAAGATCACGCGGCAAGTGCGCTGGCAGTATGCCCTAGGCGAAGATATGGTGAACACCCCCCGCCTGGTACCGGGCCGCGGCGTGCTTGTCAGCAGTGCCGATGGCAAACTAGCCTTGCTGAAAACAGCACAGTAG
- a CDS encoding RagB/SusD family nutrient uptake outer membrane protein — protein sequence MKRFAVYSLLGLSLLSSACQDDFLDRVPLDELVDDTYWENEEQLRLATDACYAFLKAKNTVDMENLGDNTLWPSVTDYQRIATGNFTNDVGALNTEWTTGYDGIRRCNAFLANYQRAQVTDPVRKEALAAEVRVIRAYLYSYLTAFYGDVQLVTTPLEIDDPLVYGPRTPRAEVVDFMLKELDEAATALPTAIPTGTNLGRINKGAALALKARVALQNQRYAAAEQAAKAVMDLNVYQLYTAGGTANAYRNLFTYAGKLAAGTNKETILARPHLADISMHNLSREIQVPDQNARWNPTKSLVDSYLCSDGLPIDKSPLYKDAAYADVFKNRDPRMVQTILQPGAAWGGRFDGNPQNTNPAVYTTPKFRSDRRGSVTITGYYFTKYVELSTVGQVSRDANDIHLIRLAEVLLIYAEARLEQGKLTQSDVDLTINKLRQRVGMRAMNLAELATNGLDVRTELRRERRVELALEGQRYFDILRWQQGSLLAEDVKGMKKAWALSAADVANQPTDANGFILVNRGRTFTASRNYLWPMPLVQLERNPNLGQNPGW from the coding sequence ATGAAACGTTTTGCAGTATATAGCCTATTGGGCCTGAGCTTGTTGAGCAGCGCCTGTCAGGACGACTTTCTGGACCGTGTGCCGCTGGATGAGCTAGTGGATGACACCTACTGGGAAAACGAAGAGCAGCTACGCCTGGCCACCGACGCCTGCTACGCCTTCCTCAAAGCCAAGAATACGGTAGACATGGAGAACCTGGGCGATAACACGCTTTGGCCCTCCGTAACGGACTACCAGCGCATTGCCACTGGCAACTTCACCAACGATGTGGGCGCCCTCAACACTGAGTGGACCACCGGTTATGACGGCATTCGGCGCTGCAACGCTTTCCTGGCCAACTACCAGCGCGCCCAGGTAACCGACCCCGTCCGCAAGGAAGCCCTGGCCGCCGAGGTGCGCGTGATTCGGGCCTACCTCTACAGCTACCTCACGGCCTTCTACGGCGACGTGCAGCTGGTGACTACCCCTCTGGAAATCGACGACCCGCTGGTGTACGGCCCCCGCACGCCCCGCGCCGAGGTGGTTGATTTTATGCTGAAAGAACTGGACGAAGCTGCCACCGCCCTACCCACCGCCATTCCTACGGGCACCAACCTCGGCCGCATCAACAAAGGTGCGGCACTTGCCTTGAAGGCCCGCGTGGCCCTGCAAAACCAACGCTACGCCGCGGCCGAGCAGGCCGCCAAGGCCGTGATGGACCTGAATGTGTACCAGCTCTACACCGCCGGCGGCACCGCCAACGCCTACCGCAACCTGTTCACCTACGCCGGCAAGCTAGCGGCCGGTACCAACAAAGAGACCATTCTAGCCCGTCCCCACCTGGCCGATATTTCGATGCACAACCTGAGCCGCGAAATTCAGGTGCCCGACCAAAACGCCCGCTGGAACCCCACGAAATCACTGGTGGATAGCTATTTGTGCAGTGATGGCCTACCTATTGACAAGTCGCCGCTGTATAAGGATGCCGCCTACGCCGACGTGTTCAAGAACCGCGACCCACGCATGGTGCAGACTATCTTGCAGCCCGGCGCGGCCTGGGGCGGCCGCTTCGACGGCAACCCGCAGAACACCAACCCGGCCGTGTACACCACGCCCAAGTTCCGCTCCGACCGCCGCGGTTCCGTCACCATCACCGGCTACTACTTCACCAAGTACGTGGAGCTGAGCACGGTAGGACAGGTCAGCCGCGATGCCAACGACATCCACCTGATTCGTCTGGCCGAGGTGCTGCTGATCTACGCCGAAGCCCGCCTGGAGCAAGGCAAGCTCACGCAGTCCGATGTGGACCTGACCATCAACAAGCTGCGCCAGCGCGTGGGCATGCGCGCCATGAACCTCGCAGAACTAGCCACCAACGGCCTAGACGTGCGCACCGAGCTACGCCGCGAGCGGCGCGTGGAGCTCGCGCTGGAAGGCCAGCGTTACTTCGACATCCTGCGCTGGCAGCAAGGTAGCCTATTGGCCGAAGACGTGAAGGGCATGAAGAAAGCCTGGGCCCTGTCGGCCGCCGATGTAGCCAACCAGCCCACCGACGCCAACGGCTTCATCCTCGTGAACCGGGGCCGCACCTTCACGGCTTCGCGCAATTATCTGTGGCCCATGCCCCTGGTGCAGCTGGAGCGCAACCCCAATCTGGGTCAAAACCCTGGCTGGTAA